Below is a window of Streptomyces taklimakanensis DNA.
CTGCGTGCCCAACCAGTCCGTCGAGGCGGACCTGCGCGTCGTGCAGAACAACGGTCTCGCCTTCGGCGGCAACAACGCGATCGTGGTCCTCGGCAAGTACCTGGACGGTGTGCGGTGAGACTGCCCATCACCGGCATCGGTGCCGTGGCGAGCGTCGGTCGGGACGCCGACGAGGTCTTCGGCAGTCTCTGCGCGGGGCGCGGCGGTCTCGGCCCGATGCGCGGATTCGACCACGAGCTGTACAACGGCAGGCAGTTGTTCGAGATCGACGACCGGCCGGAGCCGGGCGTCGACCGCACGCTGCGGGCCACCGGGTTCCTGTTGGACGCCGTCGGCCAGGCCGCCGCGGACGCCGGACTCGGCGACGACCTGTCCGGCGTCCCGGTGCTCGTGGGCACCGGGTTGCGCGAGCTCCGGTCGGCCGAGCTCTGGTGGCGCGACGGCACGCCGTTCGGCGTCGACCGACTGCACTTCGGCACCGCGCTGCGGGAGCGGTTCGGCACCTCCGACACCCTCACCATCTCCAACGCGTGCTCCGCGTCGCTGTACACGCTCGCGCTCGGCGCGGACATGCTGGCGCTGGGCGAGGCGGACACCGTCGTCGTCGCGGGCGTCGACGCGATCACCGAGAGCATGCACGGCCTGGCCGACCGGGTCCAGCCGGACCCGCCGACCGCGCTGCGCACCCTGGACGTCAACCGCAAGGGCACCATCCTCGGCGACGGGGCCGCCGCCGTGGTCCTGCGCCGCGAGGACCTCCGGTGGCCGGGCGGCCGGCTGTGGGGCAGGCTGCGCGGGGTCGGGATGACCTGCGACGCGAAGCACCCCACCGCGCCGGACCGGGAGCAGGTCGCCGAGGCGATGCGGCAGGCCCACCGGCACGCGGGCACCCGACCGGGCGACATCGACATGGTGATGCTGCACGGCACCGGGACACCGCTCAACGACCTGGTCGAGATCACGGCCTACGGCGAGGTCTTCGGCGACGCCGCGGGCGGTCCGGTGGTGACCGGCATCAAGCCGATGACCGGCCACACCAGCGGCTCGGCCGGTCTGCTGAGCCTCGTGGTCACCCTGCAGACGATGGCCACCGGCAAGGTGCCGCCGCTCGTCAACCTGGACGACCCGATCGAGGAGGCCGCCGGCATCCGCCTGGTCCGCGGCCGGGAGGCCAAGCACGAGGTTTCGCTGGCGCAGGTGCACGGGTTCGGGTTCGGCGGGATCAACGCCGTGGCGATTGTCGAGGGAGCATGATGATTACCGTGACCGGCGTCGGCGTCGCCATGCCGGGAGCCGACTCCGCGGCCGCCCTGGCGACGGCCCGGAATCCGGAGGGCACCGTCGAGCCGGCGGCCGTCCTGGGCAAGAAGGGCCTGCGCTACAAGGACCGCGCCACCCAGCTCGGGCTGTGCGCCGCACAGCGCGTGCTGACCGACGCCGGACTGCTGACCGACGGCGGACCGACCGTCGCCGGCTCCCGGACGGCGGTGCTGGTCAGCTCCAACC
It encodes the following:
- a CDS encoding beta-ketoacyl synthase N-terminal-like domain-containing protein; this translates as MRLPITGIGAVASVGRDADEVFGSLCAGRGGLGPMRGFDHELYNGRQLFEIDDRPEPGVDRTLRATGFLLDAVGQAAADAGLGDDLSGVPVLVGTGLRELRSAELWWRDGTPFGVDRLHFGTALRERFGTSDTLTISNACSASLYTLALGADMLALGEADTVVVAGVDAITESMHGLADRVQPDPPTALRTLDVNRKGTILGDGAAAVVLRREDLRWPGGRLWGRLRGVGMTCDAKHPTAPDREQVAEAMRQAHRHAGTRPGDIDMVMLHGTGTPLNDLVEITAYGEVFGDAAGGPVVTGIKPMTGHTSGSAGLLSLVVTLQTMATGKVPPLVNLDDPIEEAAGIRLVRGREAKHEVSLAQVHGFGFGGINAVAIVEGA